The proteins below come from a single Chitinophaga pinensis DSM 2588 genomic window:
- a CDS encoding N-acetyltransferase, whose product MTNRIVINFCIGTEQDRRTLSFIGKATIKEKFNGRVSEPAITAYIEHHYSDHTLRGELNNISNQVLVAFVDGEVAGYARITTKGERPEILQGKSVARIADFSVLERFHETAVRKLLFEKCLCICKTRQTVWISEHEGAADLTLFTDYGFIKNTTISGVNELGIPLVYLIKE is encoded by the coding sequence ATGACGAACAGGATAGTGATCAACTTCTGTATTGGTACAGAACAGGACCGTCGTACCCTATCATTTATCGGTAAGGCTACTATAAAGGAAAAGTTCAATGGTAGGGTTTCGGAACCGGCAATAACAGCATATATCGAGCATCACTACAGCGATCATACATTGCGTGGTGAATTGAATAACATTTCCAATCAGGTACTGGTCGCTTTCGTGGATGGCGAGGTGGCAGGATATGCGCGGATCACTACAAAAGGTGAACGACCGGAAATACTCCAGGGGAAAAGTGTAGCTCGTATTGCTGACTTTTCAGTATTGGAAAGATTCCATGAAACCGCTGTCAGAAAGCTCTTATTCGAAAAGTGTCTCTGTATTTGCAAAACCCGGCAGACCGTCTGGATAAGTGAACACGAAGGTGCTGCCGACCTGACGCTGTTTACAGACTATGGATTCATAAAGAACACAACTATAAGCGGCGTTAATGAACTGGGCATACCATTGGTCTATCTGATAAAAGAATAA
- a CDS encoding 2-oxoglutarate dehydrogenase E1 component produces MDRFTYLNDGNATYINTLYDTYRHDPASVESGWRKFFEGFDLGFSREATNISDTVASPSVNPAISSNEIKVLQLIEDYRNRGHLFSKTNPVRERRKHLPGKELTSFGLADSDLDTVFNAGNELGLRPGTLRQIRRLLEEVYCGSTGIEYKYLNDPVRVKWFQARIEIPGNKPPFSSTEKKRILCKLNQAVVFESFLATKFIGQKRFSLEGAEGLIPAMDLLIQKCASNGVEEIVIGMGHRGRLNVLANLMEKPYEAIFREFLGKKNEQDTMISGDVKYHLGYSNDVATSDGKTVHLSLSPNPSHLEAVNAVVEGMTRSKADYKYNGDHSKILPILLHGDASITGQGVVYEVLQMEKLKGYHTGGTIHLVINNQVGFTTDYKDSRSSIYCTDLAKITGAPVFHVNGDDAEALVHVTRLALDYRQTFHGDVFIDILCYRKYGHNESDEPKFTQPVLYKAIDQHPNPRDIYIRQLIAEKSIDVTLPGEIETSFRKQLQASLDEARQDGNTPSASSAFQGVWQGLRRAKDKDFSQSPDTAITEASLLRIGNGITTLPKGKIFLKKVEKLFEHRHKMVNETKVFDWAMAELLAYGSLLQENHTVRLTGEDVKRGTFSHRHATVTDTESEEEIIPLNCLGTTTKFDIHNSLLSEYGVLGFEYGYASANPHALVLWEAQFGDFLNTGQVIVDQYIASAETKWQLGNGLVMLLPHGHEGQGPEHTSARIERFLELCANNNIQLVNCTTPANFFHVLRRQLKRDFRIPLIIFTPKSLLRHPLCVSPVSAFTTGRFQELIDDTHASGQDVKRVLFCSGKIYYDLFQKRQETGRNDVAIVRIEQLYPMPFTQMQSIRDKYTDAKEFIWVQEEPENMGPWPYLCRKFYKHHMQLHVISRPESGSTATGYAMRHANEQETLLNRAFEKDVNNYNK; encoded by the coding sequence ATGGACCGTTTTACATATCTTAATGACGGGAATGCAACATATATCAATACACTCTACGACACATACAGACATGATCCCGCATCAGTAGAGTCTGGATGGCGTAAGTTTTTTGAAGGGTTTGATCTCGGCTTCTCCCGGGAAGCCACAAATATCTCCGATACAGTAGCTAGTCCGTCTGTCAATCCGGCAATATCTTCCAATGAAATAAAAGTGCTTCAGCTTATTGAAGACTATCGTAACAGAGGGCATCTGTTTTCGAAAACCAATCCTGTAAGAGAACGAAGAAAACATCTCCCAGGAAAAGAACTGACATCTTTCGGCCTGGCCGACAGTGATCTGGACACAGTTTTTAATGCTGGAAATGAGCTTGGTCTCAGGCCAGGCACATTAAGACAGATCCGCCGGTTACTGGAGGAAGTCTACTGTGGATCTACCGGCATAGAATATAAGTACCTCAATGATCCTGTAAGGGTAAAGTGGTTTCAGGCGAGGATTGAAATCCCCGGAAATAAACCTCCATTCTCATCAACAGAGAAAAAGCGCATTCTCTGCAAACTAAATCAGGCTGTTGTATTTGAGAGCTTCCTGGCAACAAAATTTATCGGACAAAAGCGTTTCTCCCTGGAAGGTGCAGAAGGGCTCATTCCTGCAATGGATCTCCTTATTCAAAAGTGCGCCAGCAATGGTGTAGAGGAAATCGTTATCGGAATGGGACACCGCGGCCGGTTAAATGTGCTGGCAAATTTGATGGAGAAACCATACGAAGCAATCTTCAGGGAATTTCTGGGCAAGAAAAATGAGCAGGACACCATGATAAGTGGTGATGTGAAATACCATCTGGGATATTCGAATGATGTAGCCACATCAGATGGAAAAACAGTGCATCTCAGCCTGAGCCCCAATCCCTCCCATCTTGAAGCTGTCAATGCCGTTGTGGAAGGTATGACCCGCTCTAAAGCTGACTACAAATATAATGGCGACCATTCAAAGATCTTACCGATACTTTTACATGGTGATGCCTCCATTACCGGTCAGGGAGTCGTGTATGAAGTATTACAGATGGAAAAGCTGAAGGGATATCATACAGGCGGCACTATTCATCTGGTTATTAATAATCAGGTAGGTTTTACAACAGACTATAAAGACAGCCGTTCGAGTATCTATTGTACAGATCTGGCTAAAATAACCGGAGCACCGGTTTTTCATGTGAATGGAGACGATGCGGAAGCTTTGGTACATGTAACCAGATTGGCGCTGGACTATCGTCAGACCTTTCACGGGGATGTATTCATTGACATTCTATGTTATAGAAAATATGGACACAATGAATCAGATGAACCAAAATTTACACAGCCGGTTTTATATAAAGCAATTGATCAACATCCTAATCCACGGGATATTTATATCCGGCAACTCATTGCTGAAAAAAGTATCGATGTAACACTTCCCGGTGAAATCGAGACTTCTTTCAGAAAGCAGCTACAAGCGTCACTGGACGAAGCCAGGCAGGATGGCAACACGCCTTCTGCGTCATCCGCTTTCCAGGGGGTATGGCAAGGTCTGCGCAGGGCAAAGGACAAAGATTTCAGTCAGTCGCCTGATACAGCTATAACGGAAGCATCCTTACTGCGTATCGGCAATGGCATCACCACATTACCGAAGGGAAAAATATTCTTAAAAAAAGTTGAGAAACTGTTCGAGCACCGGCATAAGATGGTCAATGAGACAAAGGTTTTTGATTGGGCAATGGCCGAATTATTAGCCTATGGTTCTTTGTTACAGGAAAACCATACCGTTCGTTTGACGGGTGAGGACGTAAAGCGGGGAACATTCTCACATCGACATGCAACAGTAACAGATACCGAATCAGAAGAAGAGATCATACCACTCAATTGCCTGGGAACTACAACAAAATTTGATATCCATAATTCATTACTATCCGAATACGGTGTACTGGGATTTGAATACGGGTATGCATCTGCCAATCCGCATGCGTTGGTCTTATGGGAAGCGCAATTCGGCGACTTTCTCAATACCGGACAGGTAATAGTTGACCAATATATTGCCAGTGCTGAAACGAAATGGCAATTGGGCAACGGACTTGTCATGCTACTACCACATGGTCATGAAGGACAGGGGCCAGAGCACACTTCGGCCAGAATTGAACGCTTCCTGGAACTCTGTGCTAATAACAATATCCAATTAGTTAATTGTACAACTCCTGCCAATTTCTTCCACGTACTACGCCGTCAGTTAAAACGTGACTTTCGTATCCCGCTGATAATTTTCACGCCTAAAAGTCTTTTAAGGCATCCGCTGTGTGTCTCCCCGGTCAGTGCATTTACAACCGGAAGATTCCAGGAACTGATTGATGACACACATGCAAGCGGCCAGGATGTAAAACGTGTATTGTTCTGCTCAGGAAAGATCTACTACGATCTGTTTCAAAAGCGTCAGGAGACCGGGCGTAATGATGTGGCGATCGTTCGTATTGAGCAGTTATATCCGATGCCATTTACACAGATGCAAAGTATCAGGGACAAATATACTGACGCAAAGGAATTTATCTGGGTACAGGAAGAACCTGAAAATATGGGCCCCTGGCCTTATCTCTGCCGTAAATTCTATAAACATCATATGCAGCTGCATGTTATTTCCAGGCCTGAATCAGGCAGCACGGCAACGGGTTACGCAATGCGGCATGCCAATGAACAGGAAACTCTTCTCAACCGGGCCTTTGAAAAAGATGTTAATAACTACAATAAATAA